One window of the Marinifilum sp. JC120 genome contains the following:
- a CDS encoding type II toxin-antitoxin system RelE/ParE family toxin — translation MYDVELSKIADKQFKKLPANIQAQLQETIDGLKENPRPHGYKNLKGKLSEYYRVRSGNYRIIYSIEDEQLTVYLLKIGDRKQVYKK, via the coding sequence ATGTACGACGTAGAATTATCCAAAATTGCAGACAAGCAATTTAAAAAGCTCCCTGCTAATATTCAAGCCCAACTTCAAGAAACAATTGATGGACTAAAAGAGAACCCACGTCCGCACGGATATAAGAACTTAAAGGGAAAGCTCTCTGAATATTACAGAGTAAGATCAGGTAACTACAGGATAATCTACTCAATAGAAGATGAACAGTTGACGGTTTACCTGCTAAAAATTGGT